The sequence TTCTTATGCTCTTATGTATTTAATGAAATTTATGAAGAGTGGAGATTTGATACCAATTGGGTAACTGATCCTGATATGGTTAGTTATGACTTATTCTCAGAAACCCCAACTCAAATTAACAATGAAGGTTGGTATAGAATGATTAAGGGATTTGCACATAGTTTTGATGAATGTATATATCCGCAGGTATTAGCTCAAAATGTACCTGCAGGCGAATTAAGGGGTAATTTTTATGTTTTCTATAATTTAGATCAAATGCCCGGTGATGCTTTGACTCAACATGACAACAACCCTCAATATGGTACTTATGAAGACAATACTATCATTATGTGGGCATCCTCTATGGATTTCGGAGATCCTAATTTCCCAGAAATAAAATTAGGCATTGAACAACACGGTACAACAAAACAATTATTAGATGTTTATCCGAATCCCGCCTCCAATATGGTTAATATTACAGTTGAAGAAACTGTAAATTGTGTTATCTACAATATGGCAGGACAAACTGTTGCAAAACAAGTTTTAACACCGGGAAACAACATTATTAATATTCAAACATTAAAATCAGGTGTGTACTTTATTTCAGCTGG comes from Bacteroidales bacterium and encodes:
- a CDS encoding T9SS type A sorting domain-containing protein; translation: FLCSYVFNEIYEEWRFDTNWVTDPDMVSYDLFSETPTQINNEGWYRMIKGFAHSFDECIYPQVLAQNVPAGELRGNFYVFYNLDQMPGDALTQHDNNPQYGTYEDNTIIMWASSMDFGDPNFPEIKLGIEQHGTTKQLLDVYPNPASNMVNITVEETVNCVIYNMAGQTVAKQVLTPGNNIINIQTLKSGVYFISAGNNNAKLIVE